A single Actinomycetota bacterium DNA region contains:
- the rpsF gene encoding 30S ribosomal protein S6, translated as MRDYEIMVIFDASLDEEAIEKEYHKITSIIEKGKGAVTDSVKWGTRKLAYPIKHQENGYYYIIDFNADEKVINEIDRVNKINDNILRHLIVKKENDLKE; from the coding sequence TTGAGAGATTATGAAATCATGGTAATTTTTGATGCCAGTCTTGATGAGGAAGCAATCGAAAAAGAATACCATAAAATCACTTCAATTATCGAAAAAGGCAAGGGAGCAGTTACTGATTCAGTCAAATGGGGAACAAGAAAGCTTGCCTATCCGATCAAACATCAGGAGAACGGGTATTACTACATCATTGATTTTAATGCTGACGAAAAAGTAATAAATGAAATCGACAGGGTAAATAAGATTAATGATAATATACTAAGGCATCTGATTGTAAAAAAAGAAAACGACTTGAAAGAATAG
- a CDS encoding 2-hydroxyacyl-CoA dehydratase translates to MGIGSIKQNIINNIQNNLDIKSIRKILKFISNPLIFSLYGLTFKSVSDKYLNKYSLSYMKEVYCGNYPVAYGSLFVPYELLNSLNLKLVLPEVMGGFTAGLGVTGKTLANATNNWYSADLCTFHRSASGAANMDLFPKPDFIVCSNLACDAACKSFEDMAKKFKIEDRFYLIDIPYEDDDAAVGYLAGQLKNIFYDISEKLKIKPDINDLKKSLANSNKLRGHLIEVNKIREELLDYPQYYNGLSYILPLFGLAGTSRAAKLFRIMEKELKAKLRKQHPSRKMKKLLWMHLKPYYRNDIFSILEENGCRVVCEEITDVFWKEPDIGKPFESLALKMLSNPLRGSGQNRINTILSMTERYEIDAAVLFSHWGCRQSNGLARILKDTLADKKIPLLVLDGDCVDKNNCPSGQLKTRIEGFVEIINSL, encoded by the coding sequence ATGGGTATTGGTTCAATCAAACAAAATATAATAAATAATATTCAGAACAACCTGGATATAAAAAGCATAAGAAAAATACTGAAATTCATTTCAAATCCTCTGATTTTCAGTTTATACGGTCTTACATTCAAGTCAGTATCTGACAAATATCTAAATAAATACAGTCTCTCATACATGAAAGAAGTCTACTGTGGCAATTATCCGGTAGCATACGGGTCTCTTTTTGTCCCTTATGAGTTATTAAACAGCCTTAATCTTAAACTTGTCCTACCTGAGGTGATGGGAGGTTTTACTGCCGGACTGGGAGTGACCGGCAAAACACTGGCAAACGCAACAAACAACTGGTATTCCGCAGATTTATGCACATTTCACAGAAGCGCTTCAGGGGCTGCAAATATGGATCTGTTCCCAAAGCCGGATTTTATCGTCTGCAGCAATCTTGCATGTGATGCCGCCTGCAAGTCTTTTGAAGATATGGCAAAAAAGTTTAAAATTGAAGACAGATTTTATTTAATAGATATACCTTATGAGGATGATGATGCTGCAGTCGGATATCTTGCAGGACAGCTTAAAAATATTTTTTATGATATATCGGAAAAATTAAAAATAAAACCTGATATAAACGACCTGAAAAAAAGTCTTGCAAATTCCAACAAACTTAGGGGCCATCTTATTGAAGTAAATAAAATACGCGAGGAATTATTAGATTACCCTCAATACTATAACGGATTAAGTTACATACTTCCTCTTTTCGGGCTTGCCGGAACAAGTCGGGCTGCAAAACTTTTCAGAATAATGGAGAAAGAATTAAAAGCCAAATTAAGAAAACAGCATCCTTCCCGCAAAATGAAAAAACTATTGTGGATGCATTTAAAACCTTATTACAGAAATGACATATTCAGCATTCTTGAAGAAAATGGATGCAGGGTGGTATGTGAAGAGATAACAGACGTATTCTGGAAAGAACCGGATATCGGGAAACCCTTTGAAAGTCTTGCATTAAAGATGCTTTCAAATCCTCTCAGAGGAAGCGGACAAAACAGAATTAATACTATTTTATCAATGACAGAAAGATATGAAATAGATGCCGCAGTGCTCTTTTCGCACTGGGGCTGCAGGCAAAGCAACGGACTTGCAAGGATATTAAAAGATACTCTTGCAGATAAAAAAATACCTTTGCTGGTTCTGGATGGAGATTGTGTGGACAAAAATAACTGTCCTTCAGGACAGTTAAAAACCCGTATTGAAGGTTTTGTTGAAATAATAAATTCACTGTAA
- the ssb gene encoding single-stranded DNA-binding protein codes for MSLNPFFMLLSGNLTRDPDLRFTPSGSAVANFNIAVNRNYQNKKTMEWVENTDFYRIITWYKLAENCAESLKKGDRVVVVGRKLSASTYEKDGEHRITMELTASIVAPSLEFASCEIKKNARGDYSEDYQGARAESGDDDIDFASEDIPF; via the coding sequence ATGTCTTTAAATCCATTTTTTATGCTACTTAGCGGCAATCTGACCAGAGATCCCGATCTGAGATTTACTCCTTCAGGCAGCGCAGTTGCTAATTTTAACATTGCTGTTAATAGGAATTATCAGAATAAAAAAACAATGGAGTGGGTCGAAAATACAGATTTTTACAGAATTATAACATGGTATAAGCTGGCGGAAAATTGTGCGGAAAGTCTTAAGAAAGGTGACAGGGTGGTAGTTGTTGGACGTAAATTATCTGCAAGTACTTATGAGAAGGACGGAGAGCACAGAATAACCATGGAACTCACTGCCAGTATTGTTGCTCCAAGCCTTGAGTTTGCTTCCTGTGAAATAAAGAAAAATGCAAGAGGAGATTACTCGGAAGACTATCAGGGGGCAAGAGCAGAGAGTGGCGACGATGACATTGATTTTGCGAGTGAGGATATTCCCTTTTAA
- a CDS encoding histidine phosphatase family protein, giving the protein MGFKLFLVRHGKTRWNSEGRYQGITNTDLTREGVQQAKLSATYLSKVQFSGIYSSPLGRAVETAEAFKKVLKKDYAIRENLKEVSFGKWEGLKFDEINEKYNSDYQNWLKDPYSNPPTEGESFASLTKRALNELGSIFEENPDNSNILIISHGGLIVSLLVYWLKMPPEKWSSIIQSHGAINIVYLDKEFTYISQINFTGHLYKYYSDNSDSVIKKYASIREQKD; this is encoded by the coding sequence ATGGGGTTCAAACTATTTCTTGTCAGACATGGAAAGACCAGGTGGAATAGTGAAGGCAGATATCAGGGAATTACAAATACCGATCTTACTCGTGAAGGAGTGCAGCAGGCAAAACTTTCAGCAACATATCTTTCCAAGGTTCAGTTTTCAGGAATATATTCAAGTCCGCTGGGCAGGGCTGTTGAAACCGCGGAAGCTTTTAAAAAAGTTTTGAAAAAAGACTATGCGATAAGGGAGAATTTAAAAGAAGTCAGTTTCGGAAAATGGGAAGGACTAAAATTTGATGAGATTAACGAAAAATATAACTCTGATTACCAGAACTGGCTAAAGGATCCCTACTCGAATCCCCCCACAGAGGGGGAAAGCTTTGCAAGCCTTACAAAAAGAGCTCTTAATGAACTCGGAAGCATTTTTGAGGAAAATCCGGATAATTCAAACATACTCATAATATCCCATGGCGGATTAATTGTTTCATTACTGGTTTACTGGTTAAAAATGCCTCCGGAAAAATGGAGCTCCATTATACAGAGTCATGGGGCAATAAACATAGTTTATCTTGATAAAGAGTTCACATATATATCCCAGATAAATTTTACCGGACATCTTTATAAATATTATAGTGATAATTCTGACAGCGTAATCAAAAAGTATGCTTCAATCAGGGAACAGAAAGATTAA
- a CDS encoding DUF2232 domain-containing protein, translated as MSPFENINNFNQPKSNLFKMLLFSVLAFAVLSISIFIPFIGIIGLALITIPSVRMMLEGRIWESILCSVLGSSVLFVFDIKTPFLFLALLISVSFIFRFCFLRNKGPFLTIALSGMVFIGLLIIYIVYITVFENPDFIPGFLIGYKEAVASLPKDPIVQGYMKTMSITSEQMELVLTQAGSYLNKIPYLIPSMVIFYIFLSAFISYYWSMIIFRKNGIVLRGIPLFKTWDMPWYLIFGFIAGLILVLIPNFNSGFDFYFDVVGANILIIFGLSYTVIGFAVLWGIFDNLKIAHLWRILIIIAISFSMVLLIIIPIMGILDIWINFRKLERH; from the coding sequence ATGTCGCCCTTTGAAAATATTAATAATTTTAATCAGCCAAAAAGCAATCTGTTTAAAATGCTCTTGTTTTCAGTTCTGGCATTTGCCGTCCTGTCAATAAGTATTTTCATACCTTTTATAGGGATAATAGGGCTTGCACTTATAACAATCCCTTCGGTAAGGATGATGCTTGAAGGAAGAATATGGGAAAGCATATTATGCTCGGTTTTAGGCAGTTCGGTATTATTTGTTTTTGATATAAAAACTCCTTTCCTGTTTCTGGCGCTGCTTATATCTGTTTCTTTTATATTCAGATTCTGTTTTTTAAGAAATAAAGGACCATTTTTAACTATTGCTTTGTCAGGCATGGTTTTTATTGGTCTTCTGATTATATATATTGTTTATATAACAGTTTTTGAGAACCCGGATTTTATTCCGGGCTTTCTGATCGGATATAAGGAAGCGGTTGCAAGTCTTCCGAAAGACCCTATTGTTCAGGGATATATGAAAACCATGTCAATCACCAGTGAGCAAATGGAGCTTGTTCTTACGCAGGCCGGCAGTTATCTGAATAAGATCCCATATCTTATTCCGAGTATGGTTATTTTCTATATATTTCTAAGTGCTTTTATAAGTTATTACTGGAGCATGATCATATTCAGGAAAAACGGTATTGTTCTCAGAGGAATTCCTCTTTTTAAGACCTGGGATATGCCGTGGTATCTTATTTTTGGTTTTATTGCCGGACTTATTCTGGTTTTAATTCCAAATTTTAATTCAGGATTTGATTTCTATTTTGATGTAGTCGGAGCAAATATACTTATTATTTTTGGCTTGTCTTATACCGTAATAGGATTTGCGGTATTATGGGGGATTTTTGATAATTTAAAGATAGCACATTTATGGCGCATATTGATAATAATTGCAATCAGTTTTTCTATGGTATTGCTGATAATAATCCCTATTATGGGGATACTGGATATATGGATTAATTTCAGGAAACTTGAAAGACATTAA
- the purD gene encoding phosphoribosylamine--glycine ligase has protein sequence MNILILGSGGREHCLAWKVSQNRKVKKIFVAPGNAGIAGIANCVDIPTDKDNFPTLLEFINNNKIDFTIVGPEAPLVDGIADYLEKNGHAVFGPSENAARIEGSKVFTKKFAERNNIPGAKAYFFKKNEYEKAKAFIENLDADSYPWVIKADGLASGKGVIICKNKDEMIKALRGFFIEDLFGKSGEEIVIEEFIAGFEVSVMCLCDGKSIIPMEFAQDYKRIFDDDKGKNTGGMGSFSPVPFVDESLRKKILDKIIFPTFDSLKKEGIVYKGILYGGIIIKNNEPYLLEYNCRFGDPETQVVLPGLKNDLLEILMNAASGNLDGTELEWSGEKCICVVIASKGYPDTSFRGDVIHGISKHSNKDDILVFHAGTRMENGNIVTNGGRVLNIVSKDITFKGAIEKNYNKIKSINFDGMQFRNDIARKVAEK, from the coding sequence ATGAATATACTCATACTGGGAAGCGGAGGCAGGGAACACTGCCTGGCTTGGAAAGTTTCACAAAACAGAAAGGTTAAAAAAATCTTTGTTGCTCCGGGGAATGCAGGCATAGCAGGGATTGCCAACTGTGTTGATATTCCGACGGACAAAGATAATTTTCCGACCCTTCTTGAATTTATAAATAATAATAAAATAGATTTTACCATTGTCGGCCCTGAAGCTCCTCTGGTTGACGGTATTGCAGACTATCTTGAAAAAAACGGTCATGCTGTATTCGGGCCCTCAGAAAATGCTGCAAGAATTGAAGGAAGCAAAGTTTTTACAAAGAAATTTGCTGAGAGAAACAATATTCCCGGGGCAAAAGCGTATTTTTTTAAAAAAAATGAGTATGAAAAAGCAAAAGCATTTATTGAAAACCTTGATGCGGACAGTTATCCATGGGTAATAAAGGCTGACGGCCTTGCATCGGGAAAAGGCGTGATTATATGTAAAAACAAAGACGAGATGATCAAAGCCCTAAGAGGGTTTTTTATTGAAGACCTATTCGGAAAATCGGGAGAAGAGATAGTAATTGAGGAATTTATTGCAGGGTTTGAAGTATCTGTCATGTGTCTTTGCGATGGAAAAAGCATAATACCTATGGAATTTGCCCAGGATTATAAAAGAATCTTTGATGATGACAAAGGAAAAAATACCGGCGGCATGGGGAGTTTTAGCCCGGTGCCTTTTGTGGATGAGAGTTTACGAAAGAAAATACTGGACAAAATTATTTTTCCCACTTTTGATTCTCTGAAAAAAGAAGGTATAGTTTATAAAGGAATATTGTACGGCGGGATAATAATAAAGAATAACGAGCCCTATCTTCTTGAATACAATTGCAGATTCGGAGATCCGGAAACCCAGGTTGTTCTGCCAGGGCTGAAAAATGATCTTCTTGAAATCCTTATGAATGCAGCTAGCGGAAATCTGGACGGAACTGAGCTGGAATGGAGCGGGGAAAAATGTATCTGCGTGGTTATTGCTTCAAAAGGATATCCGGATACATCTTTCAGAGGTGATGTAATACATGGTATCAGCAAGCATTCCAATAAGGATGATATTCTTGTTTTTCATGCCGGAACACGCATGGAAAACGGTAATATAGTTACTAACGGTGGAAGAGTTTTAAATATCGTCAGTAAAGATATAACTTTCAAGGGTGCGATTGAAAAAAATTATAATAAAATTAAAAGCATAAATTTTGATGGTATGCAGTTCAGAAATGATATTGCCAGGAAAGTTGCGGAAAAATAA
- a CDS encoding adenylosuccinate synthase — protein sequence MSNIVLVGTQWGDEGKGRITDLLSNKAEMVVRFQGGDNAGHTVILDKNEFKLHLVPSGILNPNAVCVIGNGVVVNPMTLINELRDLESKGVRTDNLRISSNCHLIMPYHIALDSVTENSLGSLKIGTTRKGIGPAYADKAGRSGIRICDLMDPEVFKQKLSSILKIKNAILEKVYSSDAFEVEDIFNNYMQYAEILKKYVVDTAFLVNKAIDEGKNILFEGAQGTLLDIDHGTYPYVTSSSTTAGGVFSGSGIGPKRINNVIGITKSYCTRVGEGVFPTELSDKNGDYIRKKGNEYGTTTGRARRCGWFDCVTIRYAKIINNLDSLAITKLDVLTGLEKIKICTGYDIGGKIYDNVTPNCITLQKSKPVYIEVDGWDEDISDIKDFNGLPHNARKYIEILEELLSIPASMISVGPDRHQIIIRDNDLKSFLKHTD from the coding sequence ATGTCTAATATTGTTCTGGTAGGTACCCAGTGGGGTGATGAGGGAAAGGGCAGAATAACCGACCTTTTATCAAACAAAGCAGAAATGGTTGTAAGATTTCAGGGTGGTGACAATGCAGGCCATACTGTTATTCTTGATAAGAATGAATTCAAACTACACCTTGTTCCTTCAGGAATACTTAATCCAAACGCAGTTTGTGTAATAGGCAATGGTGTTGTAGTAAACCCTATGACACTTATTAATGAGTTAAGAGATCTTGAAAGCAAAGGTGTTAGGACCGATAATTTAAGAATAAGCTCTAACTGTCATTTAATTATGCCCTATCATATAGCACTTGATAGTGTGACTGAAAACAGTCTTGGTTCCTTAAAAATAGGAACTACCCGAAAAGGTATCGGTCCGGCATATGCTGATAAGGCAGGCAGGTCGGGAATAAGAATCTGCGACCTTATGGACCCTGAAGTATTTAAACAAAAATTAAGCAGTATTCTTAAAATAAAAAATGCTATTCTTGAAAAAGTATATTCTTCAGATGCTTTTGAGGTTGAAGATATTTTCAACAATTATATGCAATATGCTGAAATCCTGAAAAAATATGTTGTCGATACTGCATTTCTGGTGAATAAGGCTATAGATGAAGGTAAGAACATATTATTTGAAGGAGCACAGGGCACATTGCTGGATATAGATCATGGCACCTATCCATATGTGACATCTTCTTCCACTACTGCCGGCGGAGTTTTTTCAGGTTCAGGAATAGGCCCCAAAAGAATAAATAATGTTATAGGAATAACAAAATCATATTGTACCAGGGTTGGAGAAGGAGTATTTCCAACTGAACTATCTGATAAAAATGGTGACTATATACGTAAAAAAGGAAATGAATACGGAACAACAACAGGGAGAGCAAGAAGATGCGGATGGTTCGACTGTGTAACAATAAGATACGCAAAAATAATAAATAATCTTGATAGTCTTGCAATTACAAAACTGGATGTTCTTACCGGTCTTGAAAAAATAAAAATATGTACAGGCTATGACATTGGCGGGAAAATATACGATAATGTCACACCTAACTGCATAACCCTGCAGAAAAGCAAGCCTGTATATATTGAAGTTGATGGCTGGGATGAAGATATTTCCGATATCAAGGATTTTAACGGACTTCCGCATAATGCAAGAAAATATATCGAAATTCTTGAAGAGCTTTTAAGCATTCCTGCTTCAATGATAAGTGTCGGACCTGACAGGCATCAGATAATTATCAGGGACAATGATTTAAAAAGCTTTTTAAAACATACTGACTAA
- a CDS encoding 2-hydroxyglutaryl-CoA dehydratase, which yields MYSCGIDIGSVSTEAVILKSSENNMENFEICSYVIGRTGSDIKTASESIFNDALAKAKINKKDINGIIATGYGRKNVSIADRDITEITCHASGVLSVFPDVKTIIDIGGQDSKVIKIDKFIKKPIDFLMNDKCAAGTGRFLEVMAKALDIELEAFGKIFAETNERIEITSTCTVFAESEIVSLIGHGVDKRKIVKGLLYSVADRIISMISRLGIEEPVALTGGVAKNSGISGAIEEKLGTKLLIPFEPQITGALGAAVLALKIAKAKQLL from the coding sequence ATGTATAGTTGTGGTATTGATATCGGTTCAGTTTCAACTGAAGCCGTTATCTTAAAGAGTAGTGAAAATAATATGGAAAATTTTGAGATTTGTTCTTATGTTATCGGAAGGACAGGCTCAGACATAAAAACTGCATCGGAAAGCATTTTTAACGATGCGCTTGCAAAGGCAAAAATAAATAAAAAAGATATCAATGGCATAATTGCTACCGGTTATGGAAGAAAGAATGTAAGTATTGCAGACAGAGATATCACTGAAATTACATGCCATGCAAGCGGCGTGCTTTCTGTCTTTCCTGATGTAAAGACTATTATCGACATAGGTGGTCAGGATTCAAAAGTAATCAAAATAGATAAATTTATAAAGAAACCTATTGATTTTTTAATGAACGATAAATGCGCTGCAGGCACAGGCAGATTTCTTGAAGTAATGGCAAAAGCGCTTGATATCGAGCTTGAGGCTTTTGGAAAAATATTTGCCGAAACAAATGAAAGAATAGAAATAACTTCCACCTGTACCGTTTTTGCAGAATCTGAAATAGTCTCACTTATCGGCCACGGTGTCGACAAAAGAAAAATAGTGAAAGGGCTTCTTTATTCAGTAGCGGACAGAATCATATCAATGATCTCAAGACTTGGTATTGAAGAACCTGTTGCGCTGACAGGCGGAGTGGCAAAAAATTCAGGCATATCAGGGGCTATTGAGGAGAAACTTGGCACAAAATTACTGATTCCCTTTGAGCCTCAGATCACCGGAGCTCTGGGAGCGGCTGTTCTTGCTTTAAAGATTGCAAAAGCAAAGCAGCTTTTATGA
- a CDS encoding 30S ribosomal protein S18, whose amino-acid sequence MARKKAREERNLKDSKQNLLNLKQRKRYCYFCKENIDNIDYKDVSMLRKFVSDKSKIRPKRSTGNCAQHQSMIAKAIKRAREIALMPYFSR is encoded by the coding sequence TTGGCTAGAAAAAAAGCAAGAGAAGAAAGAAATTTAAAGGATTCAAAGCAAAATCTTTTAAATTTAAAGCAAAGAAAAAGATATTGTTATTTTTGTAAAGAAAATATTGATAATATCGATTATAAAGACGTGTCCATGTTGAGGAAATTTGTTTCCGACAAAAGCAAAATAAGGCCAAAAAGATCTACGGGTAATTGTGCCCAGCATCAGAGCATGATTGCCAAAGCAATTAAAAGGGCACGAGAGATTGCCCTTATGCCTTATTTTTCAAGGTAA
- the dnaB gene encoding replicative DNA helicase, whose translation MKKASTFKETLNTGKLERIPPYNLEAEESLIGSMLISKEAISEVIEIVKEDDFYRTSNIEIFKGIKELYAKGEPVDPITLADYLKKKNLLEEVGGRTFIHSLISNIPLASNAVYYAEIVKHNSILRKLIYAATDIARMGYEIPEDLASTVDKAQQLIFSVSQDLNYSSKNNLISQLREVLTDVYDQTVLLSETKTSITGVSTGYTDLDKITSGLHNSDLIIVAARPGMGKTSLALCISRNAGFKEDTPVVIFSLEMSKQQIAQRLLCSEARIDLQRIRSGDIREHEWQKLGFAIEKLSKTKIFIDDTAFLSIMDLRSRARMLVSKYGVGLIVVDYLQLMNSGLNFRENRVLEISEISRNLKSLARELKIPILAVSQLSREVERRDNKRPVLADLRESGAIEQDADLVMFIYRDEYYDENSKDAGTAEIIIAKHRNGPTGKVNLRFSKEFALFSNLDKVHAEEAGT comes from the coding sequence ATGAAGAAGGCAAGCACTTTTAAAGAAACATTAAATACAGGTAAACTTGAAAGAATTCCGCCATATAATCTGGAAGCAGAAGAATCTTTAATAGGCTCCATGCTTATTTCAAAAGAAGCTATCAGTGAAGTAATCGAAATTGTAAAAGAGGATGATTTTTACAGGACTTCCAACATAGAAATATTCAAGGGAATTAAAGAACTTTATGCAAAGGGAGAACCTGTAGACCCTATAACCCTTGCAGATTATTTAAAAAAAAAGAATCTGCTTGAAGAGGTGGGAGGGAGAACTTTTATCCATTCCCTTATTTCAAACATACCGCTTGCCTCAAATGCCGTTTATTATGCTGAGATAGTAAAGCACAATTCAATCTTAAGAAAACTTATATATGCAGCCACAGATATAGCAAGAATGGGCTATGAGATACCTGAAGACCTTGCTTCGACTGTTGATAAAGCACAGCAGCTGATTTTTTCAGTTTCCCAGGACCTGAATTATAGTTCCAAAAATAATCTCATATCCCAGTTAAGAGAAGTGCTTACAGACGTATATGATCAGACCGTTCTGCTGTCGGAAACAAAAACTTCCATTACAGGAGTTTCTACGGGATACACAGATCTTGATAAAATCACTTCCGGTCTTCATAATTCAGATCTTATAATTGTGGCTGCAAGACCGGGAATGGGCAAGACTTCTCTTGCTTTATGCATTTCAAGAAATGCAGGTTTTAAGGAAGATACGCCTGTGGTTATATTTTCTCTTGAAATGTCCAAGCAGCAGATTGCGCAGAGACTTCTTTGCTCCGAAGCAAGAATAGATCTTCAGAGAATAAGATCAGGCGACATAAGGGAGCACGAATGGCAAAAGCTTGGTTTTGCAATTGAAAAACTCTCCAAAACAAAGATATTCATAGATGATACTGCATTTTTATCGATAATGGATCTGAGATCAAGAGCAAGAATGCTTGTAAGCAAATACGGAGTCGGACTGATAGTGGTTGACTATCTTCAGCTTATGAATTCGGGACTGAATTTCAGAGAAAACAGAGTGCTTGAAATATCGGAAATATCAAGAAATTTAAAAAGCCTTGCAAGAGAGCTGAAAATACCTATTCTTGCAGTTTCACAATTGTCCCGTGAAGTTGAAAGAAGAGACAACAAAAGACCGGTTCTTGCCGATCTCAGGGAGTCGGGAGCAATAGAGCAGGATGCAGATCTTGTAATGTTTATATACAGGGATGAATATTATGATGAAAACAGCAAGGATGCCGGAACAGCAGAAATCATTATTGCAAAACATCGGAACGGCCCTACCGGCAAAGTAAATTTAAGATTCTCAAAGGAATTTGCACTTTTTTCAAATCTTGATAAAGTTCATGCTGAAGAAGCAGGCACATAA
- a CDS encoding 2-hydroxyacyl-CoA dehydratase — protein sequence MNLKIEEFFKNSINSRSPSDNNKKTAGYSCSYVPEELITAAGFIPYRIFGNKESNLADKYFPINYCPYVKAVWEEIHHNDTLSSLILATSCDGIRRLKDYVSYYEKELPVFMLDIPRKSDKNSVEFFADNLKKLWLFLCEIGNTDPEETERIKTSLSLMRRKRALLKELTELYENDRNHAVGNKDYFKIINISLNSRADIFNDELNEYIRKIKFSGDNNGIGNNGSASSLKIMIMGNYLNDDNFWSVFESLDVKLLSSDLCITYRYFDIEETENPDGIMSEENDIFSDIACSYISKPACFRMAGITDKINRMRTKIFDNNIRGVIFASLKFCDNTLYSFPAVKEELGRIKIPSIFLDIEYGKSSYGQLKTRIEAFIEMLSLYN from the coding sequence ATGAACCTGAAAATTGAGGAGTTTTTTAAAAATTCAATAAATAGCCGCAGTCCTTCAGATAATAATAAAAAAACAGCAGGATACAGCTGCAGTTATGTTCCGGAAGAATTAATAACAGCTGCGGGTTTTATTCCTTACAGGATTTTTGGAAACAAGGAAAGCAATCTTGCAGACAAATATTTCCCCATAAATTATTGTCCTTATGTAAAAGCGGTATGGGAAGAGATCCATCACAATGACACACTGAGTTCCCTTATTCTTGCCACTTCCTGTGATGGCATCAGAAGATTAAAAGATTATGTGTCATATTATGAGAAAGAGCTTCCTGTTTTTATGCTTGATATTCCCCGCAAATCTGATAAAAACTCAGTAGAGTTTTTTGCAGATAATCTGAAAAAACTATGGCTTTTCCTATGTGAAATCGGCAATACCGATCCGGAAGAAACAGAAAGAATAAAAACTTCCTTATCTTTGATGAGAAGAAAAAGAGCACTTCTAAAGGAGCTTACAGAGCTATACGAAAATGACAGAAACCATGCTGTCGGAAATAAGGATTATTTCAAAATAATAAATATTTCCCTTAATTCAAGAGCTGATATTTTTAACGATGAATTAAATGAATACATCAGAAAAATAAAATTTTCCGGAGATAATAATGGTATCGGAAACAATGGTTCAGCAAGTAGTTTAAAAATAATGATCATGGGCAATTATTTAAATGATGATAATTTCTGGTCTGTTTTTGAGAGCCTTGATGTAAAACTTTTATCAAGCGATCTTTGCATAACATACAGATATTTTGATATAGAAGAAACGGAGAATCCGGATGGAATTATGTCTGAAGAAAATGACATCTTCAGCGATATAGCCTGCTCTTATATCTCAAAACCGGCATGTTTCAGAATGGCAGGCATAACCGACAAAATAAATCGTATGAGAACAAAAATTTTTGACAACAATATCAGGGGGGTTATCTTTGCAAGCCTCAAATTTTGTGACAATACTCTTTACTCTTTTCCTGCCGTCAAAGAAGAGCTTGGCAGAATAAAAATTCCTTCAATATTTCTTGATATTGAATACGGGAAATCATCATACGGCCAGTTAAAAACAAGAATAGAAGCTTTTATTGAAATGCTCAGCCTGTATAACTGA
- a CDS encoding 50S ribosomal protein L9 — protein MKIILTKDVDKLGSFGDIVNVKDGYAKNYLIPNGFATIATPGNIKQSEILKKSRIKVEARNIREATGIAEELEGTKLIFKVKSSPEGKLYGSITNKDIAEKILSFKKIEIDRKKIELEDSIRETGSYEIEIKLYKEIKCNVTVSVEADKKQADAGENENAAAETVAE, from the coding sequence TTGAAGATTATTCTAACAAAGGATGTAGATAAACTTGGTAGTTTTGGAGACATCGTAAATGTGAAGGATGGTTATGCAAAAAACTATCTTATACCAAACGGATTTGCAACGATTGCAACTCCGGGAAATATAAAACAATCAGAAATATTAAAGAAATCCAGGATAAAAGTAGAGGCTAGGAATATCAGGGAAGCAACCGGTATAGCCGAAGAGCTTGAAGGCACAAAGCTTATATTCAAGGTCAAATCCAGTCCTGAAGGAAAATTATATGGTTCAATAACCAATAAGGATATTGCAGAAAAAATATTGTCTTTCAAAAAAATAGAAATAGACAGAAAGAAAATCGAACTTGAAGATTCAATAAGGGAAACAGGATCTTATGAAATAGAAATCAAGCTTTATAAAGAGATAAAATGCAATGTAACTGTTTCAGTAGAGGCTGACAAGAAACAGGCTGATGCAGGAGAAAATGAAAACGCTGCAGCTGAGACTGTTGCAGAGTAA